In Pseudopipra pipra isolate bDixPip1 chromosome 24, bDixPip1.hap1, whole genome shotgun sequence, a single genomic region encodes these proteins:
- the GJA9 gene encoding gap junction alpha-9 protein, which produces MGDWNFLGGILEEVHIHSTIIGKIWLTILFIFRMLVLGVATEDVWNDEQSEFICNTEQPGCRNVCYDEAFPISLIRYWVLQVIFVSSPSLVYMGHALYRLRVLEKERQKKKAQVKVELESTKLEMTEDRKRLERELRQLDQRKLNKAPLRGSLLCTYVIHIFTRSAVEVGFMIGQYLLYGFHLDPLYKCQRDPCPNTVDCFVSRPTEKTVFILFMQSIATVSLLLNILEIIHLGFRKIKIGLCEQNKNKDDSDNFHINTSKKYSVIPQSSFGIPTTPQKTLPCALSSYTFLMEKQTDTTVYPVLISPSLFQSVQNNHTESSSNYTHCNQENKLPKKRPTTNALDNQTQNTSMNNNEGFLGELGTEAHDAQKEAEKKHFLVVTQNADMASNMCLRSFTDMPSQTSLQPNTTFPCTCFRQQQGIGSSWNCSATVESAGALTNSLPKNSNRRQSSFSANNAQTPYNTDVKNFSRPDTPDSTEKVSSESTQSRNWNSPKLYSLSRQLSLSSNASSRRAPTDLQI; this is translated from the coding sequence ATGGGAGACTGGAATTTCCTCGGAGGCATTTTAGAGGAGGTCCACATCCATTCTACTATTATTGGAAAGATTTGGCTAACGATCCTCTTCATATTTCGAATGCTTGTCCTTGGAGTGGCAACCGAGGATGTTTGGAACGATGAGCAATCAGAATTTATATGCAATACCGAGCAACCTGGTTGCAGAAATGtgtgctatgatgaggccttTCCCATCTCTCTCATAAGATACTGGGTCTTGCAAGTTATATTTGTGTCTTCCCCTTCCTTGGTGTACATGGGTCATGCCTTATACAGACTAAGAGTCTTGGAAAAagagaggcaaaaaaagaaagctcagGTAAAGGTGGAACTTGAAAGCACCAAATTAGAAATGACTGAAGATCGTAAAAGGCTGGAGAGAGAACTCCGGCAATTGGATCAAAGAAAGCTAAATAAAGCACCCCTGAGAGGCTCTTTGCTCTGCACTTACGTGATACATATTTTCACACGGTCTGCAGTGGAAGTCGGTTTTATGATTGGGCAGTATCTCCTTTATGGCTTTCATCTAGATCCCCTTTATAAATGTCAGAGAGATCCATGTCCAAACACAGTTGACTGCTTTGTATCTAGACCAACAGAAAAGACAGTCTTTATATTATTCATGCAGTCAATAGCGACTGTATCATTGCTTTTAAATATCCTGGAAATTATCCACTTAGGATTCCgaaaaattaaaataggacTCTGTGAGCAGAATAAAAACAAGGACGACTCTGACAATTTCCACATAAACACATCTAAGAAATACTCTGTGATACCGCAATCTTCTTTCGGAATACCCACCACCcctcagaaaactcttccttgtGCACTTAGCAGTTATAcctttttaatggaaaagcaaacagacaCTACCGTCTACCCGGTTCtaatttctccttctctgtttcaGTCTGTGCAAAATAATCATACAGAAAGCAGCAGTAATTACACCCATTGCAATCAGGAGAATAAATTGCCAAAGAAGAGGCCAACTACAAATGCCTTAGACAATCAGACTCAAAATACCAGCATGAATAATAACGAGGGTTTTCTTGGTGAGCTTGGGACTGAAGCGCATGATGCACAAAAAGAGGCcgaaaagaaacatttccttgTTGTTACTCAGAATGCAGATATGGCTTCAAACATGTGTTTGAGAAGCTTTACTGACATGCCATCTCAAACTTCACTGCAACCCAATACAACTTTTCCTTGTACCTGTTTTAGGCAACAGCAAGGAATTGGTTCGTCTTGGAACTGCTCAGCAACGGTTGAGAGCGCAGGAGCTTTGACAAATTCTCTTccaaaaaacagcaacagaagacaaagcagtttcagtGCAAATAACGCCCAAACTCCTTACAATACTGACGTAAAAAATTTTAGCCGACCAGACACTCCTGACTCTACAGAGAAGGTGAGCTCAGAATCTACACAAAGTAGAAACTGGAATAGTCCTAAGCTTTACTCTCTGTCCAGGCAACTGTCACTGTCAAGTAATGCCAGCAGCAGGCGTGCCCCTACTGATCTTCAAATATAG